One genomic segment of Theobroma cacao cultivar B97-61/B2 chromosome 6, Criollo_cocoa_genome_V2, whole genome shotgun sequence includes these proteins:
- the LOC18596470 gene encoding 50S ribosomal protein HLP, mitochondrial, whose product MQPWAQTQCPSSSPPPKSQRLNGLGFFLVQSFSFSPVKVGELITTMAASFASKCSGVGRSLLGGLVNNFSKLPSTSSEITSGSFLSQQQRTFIQMRTVLKVVDNSGAKKVMCIQALKGKKGARLGDTIVASVKEAMPNGKVKKGKVVYGVVVRAAMQRGRCDGSEVKFDDNAVVLVDKQGQPIGTRVFGPVPHELRQKKHVKILTLAAHIA is encoded by the exons ATGCAACCGTGGGCTCAAACCCAATGTCCTTCCTCTTCACCCCCTCCGAAGTCCCAACGGCTTAACGGTTTAGGGTTCTTTCTTGTTcaatcattttccttttcccctGTTAAGGTTGGCGAATTAATCACGACGATGGCTGCAAGCTTTGCTTCCAAATGCTCCGGGG TGGGCCGTTCATTGCTGGGTGGCCTTGTAAACAACTTCTCTAAATTGCCCAGCACATCAAGTGAGATAACATCTGGCAGTTTCCTGTCTCAG CAACAAAGGACTTTTATACAGATGAGAACTGTTCTCAAAGTAGTGGACAACTCTGGGGCAAAAAAGGTTATGTGCATACAAGCTTTAAAGGGGAAGAAAGGGGCAAGATTGGGAGACACCATAGTTGCATCTGTAAAGGAAGCCATGCCTAATGGTAAggtgaagaaaggaaaggtGGTATATGGTGTGGTTGTGCGTGCTGCCATGCAGCGAGGCCGTTGTGATGGGAGTGAGGTCAAGTTTGATGACAATGCAGTTGTTCTTGTTGACAAGCAAGGCCAGCCAATAGGGACCAGAGTATTTGGGCCAGTCCCACATGAGCTGAGGCAGAAGAAGCACGTCAAGATCCTTACCTTGGCAGCGCACATCGCCTGA
- the LOC18596471 gene encoding transcription factor TCP2, translating into MEVEEIQTQACKFSRVGNGRNDSSKIGQKVSDNYPDDEEDGELNKRAGANGGGGGGGGGGADTAGTNRLRGWHHSSRIIRVSRASGGKDRHSKVWTSKGLRDRRVRLSVTTAIQFYDLQDRLGYDQPSKAVEWLIKAASDAIAELPSLNSSFPDTPKQLSDEKRASGGNEQGFDSAEVELDGDPNNYQQNQSQHLSLSKSACSSTSETSRNSGLSLSRSEIRVKARERARERAAKEKEKEQESRIAHHQNVNPISQNSSFTELLTGGIGSVGNNNASPTASAHQNPNGEPDFFHKANTARQWPGTPMDYFTSGLLAPSSSSRSHHSSGFPGQIQLGNSLPQSISISPFNVSGENHQELQHFSFVPNPDHLIPVATTQPGPGGDYNLNFTISSGLAGFNRGTLQSNSPSFSPHLLQRFSSIDGSSPFYIGTPPVENHHHHQFPAGLDGRLQLCYGDGSRSSDQKGKGKN; encoded by the coding sequence ATGGAGGTGGAGGAGATTCAGACACAAGCCTGTAAGTTCTCAAGAGTTggaaatggaagaaatgactCAAGCAAGATAGGTCAGAAAGTTAGTGACAACTACcctgatgatgaagaagacGGAGAACTGAACAAAAGGGCCGGTGCCAAtggaggaggaggaggtggtggtggtggtggagcTGACACTGCTGGTACTAATCGGCTTCGAGGTTGGCATCATTCTTCAAGAATTATTAGGGTTTCTCGAGCCTCGGGTGGCAAAGATCGTCACAGCAAGGTTTGGACTTCAAAAGGGTTAAGAGACAGGAGGGTAAGGTTATCTGTCACCACAGCTATACAATTTTATGATCTACAAGATCGATTGGGCTATGATCAGCCTAGTAAAGCTGTAGAGTGGCTAATTAAAGCTGCTTCTGATGCAATTGCGGAGCTTCCTTCACTTAACAGTTCATTTCCTGATACACCAAAGCAATTGAGTGATGAGAAAAGGGCAAGTGGGGGAAATGAACAAGGGTTTGACTCAGCTGAAGTAGAGCTGGATGGTGATCCAAACAAttaccaacaaaatcaaagtcAACACCTTTCTTTGTCCAAATCAGCTTGCAGTAGCACGTCCGAGACTAGCAGAAACTCGGGTTTATCCCTTTCAAGGTCTGAGATCCGTGTAAAGGCCCGGGAACGAGCCAGGGAAAGAGCAGctaaagaaaaggagaaagagcAGGAGTCCCGCATTGCACATCACCAAAATGTGAACCCTATTTCTCAAAACTCTTCCTTCACTGAGTTACTTACCGGTGGTATTGGCAGTGTTGGCAACAATAATGCTAGTCCTACAGCTTCAGCACATCAAAACCCCAATGGGGAGCCTGATTTTTTCCACAAGGCTAATACTGCCAGGCAGTGGCCTGGAACTCCAATGGATTACTTTACCTCGGGGCTCCTTGCaccatcttcttcttcaagaagTCATCATTCTTCAGGATTTCCAGGACAAATCCAACTAGGAAACTCTTTGCCACAATCAATATCAATATCACCATTCAATGTGTCGGGTGAAAATCATCAAGAGTTGCAGCATTTTTCGTTTGTTCCAAATCCTGATCATCTGATCCCGGTGGCAACAACACAGCCGGGGCCAGGGGGTGACTACAACCTTAACTTCACAATCTCTTCCGGCCTTGCTGGTTTCAATAGGGGGACCCTTCAGTCCAATTCTCCGTCTTTTTCGCCTCACCTCCTCCAGAGGTTTTCTTCTATAGACGGATCATCACCCTTCTACATTGGTACACCACCAGTGGAGAATCATCACCACCATCAGTTCCCAGCTGGATTAGATGGCCGCTTGCAGCTCTGCTATGGGGATGGAAGCAGGAGCTCAGACCAgaagggaaaaggaaagaacTAA
- the LOC18596472 gene encoding F-box protein At5g46170, with the protein MSSVRSDPIHRIHPEPIDHVDRLPDSLLLLVFNKIGDVKALGRCCVVSRRFHSLVPQVENVVVRVDCVISDDDCSSSSSSSDKSRATGPFSNLFRLVFGGIVKPLQALGQFLGPKRPTLNETLNTPSSSSLSVGPGGDDDGEMDQGGVTHHSPTQVLRNFNEIRFLRIELPSGELGIDDGVLLKWRADFGSTLDNCVILGAASVINNVHLQVSECGNDGFCINNNITSGSNVGNSDDNGSIPESFYTNGGLKLRVVWTISSLIAASARHYLLQPIIADHKTLDSLVLTDADGQGVLCMNRDQLEELRVKPLSASSASKRTLVPALNMRLWYAPYLELPDGVVLKGATLVAIRPSEQSASKKEVSDASWLSTAFEEPYGTAAKMLVKRRTYCLEMNSF; encoded by the coding sequence atgTCTTCCGTTCGTTCAGATCCGATCCATAGGATCCATCCGGAGCCAATCGATCACGTCGACCGTCTTCCTGACTCTCTTCTCCTTCTCGTCTTTAACAAGATCGGCGACGTCAAAGCTCTCGGCCGATGCTGCGTTGTCTCGCGCCGTTTCCACTCCCTCGTCCCGCAAGTGGAAAACGTCGTCGTTCGTGTCGATTGCGTCATCTCCGACGACGATTGTtcctcttcttcctcctcctccGACAAATCCCGTGCTACCGGTCCCTTTTCCAACCTCTTCCGTCTCGTTTTCGGAGGCATTGTCAAGCCCCTCCAAGCTTTGGGCCAATTCCTCGGCCCAAAACGGCCCACCCTCAACGAAACTCTTAACACCCCTTCATCTTCTTCCTTATCCGTCGGTCCCGGTGGTGATGACGATGGGGAAATGGACCAAGGTGGGGTCACCCATCATTCCCCGACGCAAGTACTTAGAAATTTCAACGAGATTCGTTTTCTCCGAATCGAATTGCCCAGCGGTGAGCTAGGGATTGATGACGGAGTTCTGTTGAAATGGAGAGCCGATTTCGGATCAACTCTTGATAACTGCGTTATCCTTGGAGCTGCCTCCGTTATTAACAACGTGCATTTGCAAGTGTCAGAGTGTGGAAACGATGGGTTTTGCATCAACAATAACATTACCAGCGGTTCAAATGTTGGCAACAGCGATGATAATGGGAGTATTCCTGAGTCGTTTTATACTAACGGAGGCTTGAAATTAAGGGTTGTTTGGACGATTAGCTCGTTAATCGCAGCGTCAGCAAGGCACTATTTGCTTCAACCGATAATTGCGGATCATAAGACGCTGGATAGCTTGGTTTTAACCGATGCGGATGGACAAGGGGTGCTTTGTATGAATAGGGATCAGCTTGAGGAGTTGAGAGTGAAGCCATTATCAGCTTCTTCTGCTTCGAAAAGGACGCTGGTGCCTGCGTTGAATATGAGGCTATGGTATGCTCCATATTTGGAATTGCCTGATGGGGTTGTTTTGAAAGGTGCTACTTTGGTTGCTATTAGGCCTAGTGAACAATCTGCTTCAAAAAAAGAGGTCTCAGATGCTTCTTGGTTATCAACTGCTTTTGAAGAGCCGTATGGGACTGCGGCTAAGATGCTAGTTAAGAGAAGGACTTATTGTTTGGAGATGAACTCGTTTTGA